DNA from Bubalus bubalis isolate 160015118507 breed Murrah chromosome 7, NDDB_SH_1, whole genome shotgun sequence:
AGGGAATTGTCATGGAGAACACTCTTTTCTCTTGGTAGCCTGAGAACTGCCAAGTGGATATGAACTGttgtgctgttttttgtttttgtttttgtttttaaactaggTTTGTGCCTGTCAAGTGCGAGCTACAGGAAAAATGTACGCCTGTAAGAAGCTAGAGAAGAAAAGGataaagaggaggaaaggggaggcCATGGCCCTGAACGAGAAGAGGATCCTAGAGAAAGTGCACAGTAGGTTTGTAGTAAGtatctcctctgtcctcccggGGACGGTGAGCTGGGCAAGTGGCGTTTGTCCAGTGCGCCTGCCGCTGGACACAAGCCTGCCCTAGCCAAGCGTGTGCAGAGTTCGCTGTCCTGCCGCTGAGGGGAGAGGTGCAGGAGCAGCCCTCCACTGCTCTGCCCAGCCCTCCCTGGACTCAAACAGGTGGTTTGTGATGAATCCGCCTGTGTCCCCACTGCCCAGTCTGGCGCTGACCCTCTGCCCTCTCTGGTGGCATCAGCGGCTGGGCTCACCCTGCAGTTGACCAAAGCCCCAGCTGGGTGAGAGGCTTGAAGCGCTTCTCTGCCCGGCCACTCACTTGGGCCTCGTCTATGTCCGCCTCCGCCCTCTTTCTGACGGCGCAGGTTCACGACTCGCCCTCAGCCAGCGAGCCGAGTTGTGTGAGGCCTGACTCCACCCTCACTGTGTGGGTCAGGGCTGAGCCCAGGGGTCCTGGGTCCAGGCTGTGCGTTAAGTAGCGGGTTTTCATCTCCACAGCTGCTTCCTCCATCTAATTACATgttgaaggaagagagggaaagacaacTTATTAAAGGCTTCATGGTGTCATTTACTTCCCAGTTCTGAGGTCAGCGCTTCGTGCTGGGCACAAAGCTTCCAAGACAGACAGGCCTTCAGAGCCGTCACCTAGTTTAATAGCAAGGGTTTACTATGTGTGCGATGTGTCAGCCTTCTGTACGTGCTTTACAAGAAAACCTTTGATAAAATGGGCTCATCTTAGAGTCGCTTTAAGCATATTTGTGTAACTACCTCCAAACACCAAAATCTACAGTCTAGCGCTGCAAAAGGGACATGGACAATAGTTATGGTTTATTCTACTGAAATACAGTATTTTGGTTTCTGTACTCCTGGCCTCTCGCCAGGATCGTGGAAATACGTTCCTTTGCCCTTGATTCTGTTCTTTACTTCCTGCTTACGGCCGATCTCAGGGGGTCCTGACTGGTACTTCTGTGGAGTTCAtctcctcctccccacagcccctccccaccccccgccacaaCACGGCTGTGTGTGAAGGCAGTCCAAGACTCTCTAGACAGCTGGTTGAGAATTTGGCCAAGTTACTAGATATGGCACCAACTAGATACGAAACAGTTTGAAAAACTTCGATTGAAACCGTTTACAATAGCATTAAGAAACATCAGAATCTAGACAAAAATCCGGTGAAATGTGCAAGACTCGTACACTGGAGACTGTAAAACACTGTTTACAAACAACTACAGATGCCCTGAACAAACGGTGGGGTGCCCTGCTCACGGGCGGGAGCCTCGGGGCTGTGGTGGCCGTAAGATGGGTGCAATGCAGCCCGGCCAGAATCCCGGAAGCGCGTGTATGTGTGTACTCACGGGTGTAAACTGACTTGCAGACCAGCAGGAAAGTGGGTGAAGAGCTTGAACAGGCACTTCACGGGAGAGGCTCACAAAACCAGTATTGGGCACGGCTGAGAGGTGTCCCCTGTGTGTGCAGAGGGGCGAGCGGCGAGACCACAGGAGAGCGCCGCAGCTTCAGGGCGTGGCTGGCGGCACAGGCCCTGGGAGAGCTGAGCAGCTCTGCACCCCTCTGCCCCACCGGAGGTGTCCCACTCCCATGCCGAGCGCAGACAGTCCGCAAGCGTGGGGTGCCGGTGCTCAACGGCTAGAATGTAGCTTTGAGGAGGGCCACCCCAAGTTCTTTGTGAAGGTTGACACCTACTCCTAGACGTGGCTCCCCCAGTGGCTGAGCAGCAAAGAGCCCACCAGCCGCGGCAGGAGACGTGGGAGACTGGAGTTTGattcccgggtggggaagatcccctggagaaggaaatggcaacccactccagtgttcttacctgggacattccatggacagaggagccggcctgcagtccatggggtcacaaagcgctggacgtgactgagcgcgCACGCACTTAGAGGCTcactggacgtgactgagcgcgCACGCACTTAGAGGCTCTCTGCCTTCAGCGCTGAGCAGCTGTTGCACTTCATCAGGTAAAGGTTTGTGATGGTGCTGGGGCACGTCTCCCCCACAGCACGCAGCGTTTTGGTGCTCTCGTTGTGAATGTACGCGGACTGTTTGACTGTTGCTCGCAAATAGAGTACATCGCCAATGAATGAGCaggtttttgcattttctttcctacAACGCTGCTGTCCTCAGGTTAGTTTATGTTACACATACCAAACCAAAAAGTCCCTGTGCTTGGTGCTAACCATTATGAACGGAGGGGACCTGAAGTTTCACATTCACAACCTGGGCGACCCCGGCTTCGAGGAGCAGAGAGCGATCTTCTACGCAGCCGAGCTGTGCTGTGGCTTGGAGGATCTGCAGCGGGAGCGCATTGTGTACAGGTAGGGGCGCAGGGCTCCTGGGGCCTCGAGGCCTGTCCGCCCTGAGCGGCTGTCATGGGCCACATGGGGGCTGGGGCGGGAGGGCTGGTGGGGAGCCCCGGCCCTGATCCCTGGGGGCCGCGCCCTCACCGTGCTGGAAGTATGGACAATCAGGGGCAGACCTCGGTTTTCTTTTTAGTTCTCTTCTATCTCCGGTAAGTACTTTTCATTTAAGTTGGTCATGCTGCTCACAAGCACAAGAGGAACCCGTTTCTAAGATCCTTAGATATTTTGACAGTTGTTCCGAGGATTGGGGACGATGTTCCAACAAAATAACAGATGTTCTGAAATAATCGTACTTATTTTAGTACTTTTTTCATCTTAGAATTCAGTAGAGAAAATTAATGCTGTGGATGGACTTAGTTCTGTGTGATGGATAAATCTGGGTTTTAGGGCAGCAGTCCCTCTGCCACCTTTAGAAGCTGGGGGTCCTGACGCTCACACTCTCCGGGGCCGCCCCAGGCCACTCCCTGCGCTCAGCCCAGTGCGTCCACCTGCGGGCCGTGTGCCCTCGTCCCCTAGTGGGTGCGTCTAGCTGGCCTTCTCAGTTCCCGAGGGCTCTGCCCACTCCTTCCCCTCTAGCCCACATCCTCCCTGAATCTGGTCCTCTGCtgtgggagttcagagtcttagcctcgGGACCACAGGCTCCTCCCTGGGGAGTGGTTTTTGAGGGAAGGCTCGAGAAAGGACAACACTTTGTAGCCTGAGCTGTGGCGTTCTGCCCTGGCAGATGCCCAGTGTGTGGTGTGGGGCAGGGTGTGAGCAGGCCGCTTTGGAATTGGTCTCAGCTTGTCGCCTGGCATCCAAGTGACCCAGTGACATGGCTGCACCCTAAGAGTGGCACCTACACCCCAAGAGTGTCTAAACGCCTCCCGAGGCGCTGTGATAGCCCCAGGGGACGTGTGTGAAACGCGTAAGCACAGGTCTTGGCATCCAGTGAGTACGCCAAAGCGGGTAGCTGATGTCATtactgctgtgctaagtcactcagtcgtgtccaactcttcaagacccatggactgtagcccaccagactcctctgtccatgggattgtcctggcaagaatattggagtgggttgccgtgctctcctccaggggatcttcctgacgcagggactggacccgcatctcctgcattggcaggcaggttctttaccactagcgccactgggaagcccattgttacTGCTACCGATTAGTATTGTGTGCAGTACATGCTGCGTGTCTCCCTTCGGAGCAGGTGACTGGTGCTTGATTGACAGCTGACTGCAGAGCCAGTGGGAGTGGTTTAGGGGAGCTTCCCACACCAGGCAAGGAGGCGGCGGGAGTCGGTGGGTCTCTGGCTGGGCCCTGGGTTGGCTGCCCTGGAGCGGTGCTGGCCTTGCGTGGAGCAGTGGGGCTTTAGGGCGCCTGGTGAGATGTTTGAGGTGAGGCAGGCGGGCGGCTGTCCTGTGCGTGTGGCCGTGCCTGTGAACGTCCCATGTCAAGGAGGGTCACCTTGTTGTCAGCAGCATTTACCAGGACTCTTTAAATGCAGATAAAAAACAAGACTTCTTGTGGCTGGCAGGGCAAGCAGAGGGCACCCATTCCCGCCCTCTGCTCCCCAGGGCCACCAGCGACAGTGTTGGGACGTCTTCCCAGGAAGGGTTTCCGCGCAGAGCCCCACGCCTACGTTCTCACTCTGCTCTCTTCTGGGCGTGCGGTTTCTACCCCAGGGTGTTTCAGTGTCTgcggccccccaccccctgagCTGGCACTGGGTTCTGCGGGACTCTCCTGGGACCAGTGCCTCGGAACGGCTGCTCCGTTGTGCTGACCTCGGTCTCCTCTGCAGGTTCTTGGAGACATGGCTGCAGATGGCGCGGCCGTGCTGAGGGAGATGGGTCACTGTGACAGGACCACCCGTGAAGTCAGAGCTAAATAGAAATCCTCTGAAAACTAGGTTTTTTTCCTtgccaagggaaaaaaacaagtaGCTTGAGATATCACATTTAGATATTTTAGTCTTTGGTGACACACACGTATTTGAAGTTTGGCATTGCCCTGCGTAGCCGTGAACTGTGATAAACAGTTATTGCCACGGGTCACACGCTCTCCACAAGGCCTGGCCTCCCCGAATGCTGCCCAGCCTGGAAGCAGGTGCTGTGCGCGGGTCCTCCAGGTGAGGACGGCAGGCAGAGCCAGGATCTGACCCTGAGACGGAATTCCTCTCGGCCGGGGGATTTCCAGTCGTTGACATTTTTGACAGTCTATTAATGGTGAGAGAAATGGAGCTGAGTTCGTCCAGGACTAACTCCTCACCGCTGGGCTGCACGTTTCACGGCTGGATCGCCTCCTGCGAAGCCCGCGCCCCCACACAGAGCGGTGAGCTCTGCGCCCTCGCCGTGCGTGCCGTCTGTAGAGCCCCCCTGCCCCGGCTGCTCCTCGTGGCCACTGGAGGCTGTGGCAACATGCGGGCTCCCACAGACCCACAGACAGAGGTGCCGTTACCTGCCGGCCTTGCCGTTTCTCAGAGCGGGGAGGTGTCTGCGGGTCTTTCCGCTGGAACCGATCGAGCCCAGTGTCGCGCCCCAAATAACTGACTTTGTGTTGTTTCCTTGCCTTGCAGAGACTTAAAGCCCGAGAACATCCTCCTCGATGATCACGGTGAGCGAGCCTTTCCCACCAATTGTAGACTTTGTTCAGAGGGACTCAAGTCAGGGTGCCCTACCACTTAGTGAGGCCAGGGGATAGCAGCAGGAGACGCCCTCCTAGAAACAGAAAGGGGCTCTCACCGTCGTCCTCCTTCGTCTAGGCAGGGAGCAGAGGTGCTTCTGATTTTCAGTTCAACTCGCAGTAAGAGCGGCgtcttctctcctgtttctttctctcctgtttcaccttgcTTTATTCTCAGCGGCGTGAGTCCGTGCCCTCCTTGCTCGGTCGTTCTCACAGGTGCGGCATGGGCTCTTgttcgatttgcatttccctgacgaCACTTTTCATGGGCTTACTTGCCATCTGTTTATCTTGTTTGGTAATGTGTCTtttcaagtcttctgcccatttttaattgttttttttccttactgttgagttttaagagttctttgtatatttcttaTGCCAgtcctttataaaatataaatgtttttaagttaGTGAAGtcatcttctaatttttttctctcatggtTTGTGCTTTCAGTTACAATTGCAATTGATTTTATGGCTGTGACCATGTTAAAGTCACTGAATTCTGGAAGGTTGTAGACTTGCTGGACTTTCTGCATATACCCGCATACCTTTGGCAGATGACCACTTTCTGTCTGCCTCTCCAGTTCCTGACCCTTTGGTTTCTGTTTGTTGCCTCGGGACACCAGGTGGGATGTTCAACCCAGTGTTTACTAGAAGTTGTAACAGCAGGAATTCTTTGCTAATTTCTGATCTCAGGGATAGTTTTTAGCATATCACCATGAAGTATGGAATCTGCTGTGGTACTTAAGTACTTGTTTGTatgtctgtgctgggtcctcattgcaGCACACGGATCTTGTATTAATAGTTGCATCCCGTGGGGTCTTTGGTCACATCATGTGGGATCCactttcccaaaccagggatggaaccaatacaggggagtgtgaagtcttagccactggaccaccagggaagtccatgctgTAGTACGTTTATAGAAATTAagatttaagaattttttctttttaaaaaatggcactaATGACtgtatgttgtttgttttttaatatggttaATCCACCAGTTGGTTTTCCAGTGTTAAACGAATCTGTCATTCCTGAAATGAGTCCAGCTTGGGCAGATCATGCCGCCCTTGCCTGGGTGGCTGGTTCTGGCACCTGACAGTCGCAGGAGGAAGCGCACCTCCAGCACAGTCTCTCCATCGGGCTCTGCACAAGCGTCGGAACCTGCCCAGGTGTCCGTGTCCACACGGCAGCCACTAGGGGTCCAGACGTCTCCCCTCTTGGGTTCAGCTGCTCCCAGCTTTGGAAGGTGTCCTGGTGGGAGCGGCTGGGGAGCCTCGGTGCGTTCCCCACTCCCGGTCGGCAGAGTCTGGCTTGACCCGGCTTTGCCGGTGCTCCTGCTGCCGCAGCAGAGCGCCTCGGCGTGGGTCTCCCGCTCAGACGTTTTGTCCATCCTGGCGGGTCCTGTGGCTCCCAGCTGTGGCCAGGAGTGGTGCAGACGTGCCCCGTCCTGCCCACGTGCAGGCAGCCAGCATCGTTCCTGCGGCAGTCGCTGTGGTGCTTGTTCTTTATACGCCGGGGCCAGGTCCCGCTCCAGTTAAGAATAGAAGGAAGTGACAGGGCTTTGTTGTTCTTGTCTTGATTTCAGGAGACTTTAaatcttttctttgtgttttcctattcttttaatttttaacaatgtAATTCTACCTATACTTTAGTTTCTCAGACTTAAAAAATGCAATTGACTTTAGCATTTTTACTGTTATGGAATTAAACTTCTTAAGAACTAATTTTCCACCAGTGAGCCATAGACCATAAGAGTAATAGGATTGTCCTCAAGTACTTCTTCATTTCCGTTACAGTTTGTTAGGTTTTCTGTTTTCATGTGTCAAGTACAACTGGATATTTGTATTGaatttaggttttaaaaaaaaagctgtcgTCTATTCTTCTACATTTCAAGGTACATTTACCATTTGTCCATTCTGAATATGGAACAGTTTGTTTTGCAAACTTTAAGGGGGATTTGGTTTTATGAAATGAAGCTGGTGGTTGAGTTGACGAAGAAAACTGCATTATGTTTGCATCTTCTATAGTTGTCGTTGTTGAGtccctaagttatgtccgactctttgcaaccccatggactgcagcacaccaggcttccctgtccttcaccaactcctggagcttgctcaaactcatgtccattgagtcagtgatgccatccaaccatctcatctctgtcgtccccttctcctgccttcaatctttcccagcaatcagtcttttccaatgagtcagctctttgcatcaggtggccaaagtagtggagcttcagcttcagcattagttcttccaatgaatattcaggaatgatttcctttgggatggactggttggatctccttgcagtctaagggactctcaagagtcttctccaacaccacaattcaaaagcatcgattcttcaacgcttagccttctttatggtccagctctcacgtccatacatgactactggaaaaaccatagctttaattatctggacctttgtcagcagagtgatgtctctgctttttaatatgctgtctaggtttgtcgtagcttttcttccaaggaacaagcgtcatGTAATTTTAGATGTAAATGTTTCCAAGTAGGAATTGCTGTAACTTCCATCCCtgtgttttagatttttttccattatttattgTCAAAGTGTCAGCCGGCTCCCGTGATTTGTGCCGTGTGTTTGGCCGCATGCAGGACACATCCGGATTTCAGATCTTGGTTTGGCCTTGGAGATCCCAGAAGGGGCGAAGATCAGTGGAAGAGTCGGAACGCTGGGCTACATGGGTATGTGACCGGCCTCCCAGTTCTCCCTGCACTCCCAGCCTCAGGACGCAGAGAGCTGACCATGTGGAGGGACCTGGGGTCCCGCTGTGGGGTAGCGCAGTGGTATCTGAGGTCTGTACCCGCCCCCACCTGCCCTTATTGCCCAGAGCAGAACCAGGACAGGACAGTGGCCTCCTCACTCCTCCTGGCTCCACACACCCCTCCTGAAGGTGACCAAGTCATTCTGAAGGTTTCGTGAACCGGAGGCCTGGCCTTGGGTCAGCTCTGAGCAGGGACCCCTGCCTGGCTCTGCCCGAGTAGGGGCCCCCTGATATGAGTGAGCCGGGAGCCTCTGCTGAGTCTTGCGCTGACCCCCACATCCACTGTGGCTGCTGGGGCCTGAGCCTGGGGGCCTGGCTCTGTCTGATGGAGAGGCAGGGGTCCTCCCACAGAGCACCGTTTCCCACAGTAGTTAACTCTGCCGTGATTCACTTCATACTCTGTGAACAGTGGGAACTGTTTCTAATAACAGCTTTgctgaaatataatttacataccataaaatccaCGAATGTTCATTTTGGACATTCcacagcagcatgtgggatcttagttctcaacCAGGAGTCAAGCCCGCGCTGCCTGCGGTGGGAGCACAGTCGTGTCCCCTGGACGCAGTCCACTGGCCTGGAGCGTGCCGTCCAGTGGCTCTCAGTGCGGCAGAGCAGCGCAGCCACCGCCCCTGGTTTCAGCGCCTTATCCCCGCAGAGAAGAAGCGCCTCACCTTCTCTGCCAGCCTTGCAGCCACTAGCGGGCTTTCTGTCTCCATGGCTTGTCTGTTCTGCCTCATCTAAGTGGGATCACACGCTGTCCGCCCTTTTGTGTCTGCCTCGTTAGCGTCGTGTTTCCTGAGTTCATCCGTATAGTAACAAGCATTAACTTTAAATTGTGTTGTTTGCCATTCAGCACAAGGAGATTTAACTTAAATTTCCTGTATTTGTTGTGCAGCTCCGGAGGTTATCAACTCTGAGAGCTATACATTCAGTCCTGATTGGTGGGGGCTCGGCTGTCTGATATACGAGATGATTGAGGGACATTCTCCgttcaaaaaatacaaagagaaggTTAAGCGTGAGGAGGTGGAGCGGAGAGTGAACAAAGAGACAGAGCAGTACTCCGAGAAGTTCTCCGAGGACGCCAGGTCCATCTGCAGCATGGTGGGTTGGCTTGGGCGGGGGTAGGGGGCAGGGAAACGCAGCCGACCGCCAGTGCGCTCGGGCTGAGCAGGGGCCTCCTCTCGGGGTCCCTGATCCcgcagagcagagcagaggccATTGTTTGCTGTCCCCAAAGGTGCTGCTGAAGGGCAGGACAGTGCTGGGTCCTGGCCAACCTTGCAGGGCACTGACAGGCAACAGGCCCTTCTGGGCACTCCACAGCGCCTGACTCCGTGTCTGCCCCTGTCGCCTCAAGAACGTCCCGGCAGTAAGGGAGAGAGACGCTCTTCTTGTCACTTGCTTCTCTTAAGCCAACATGAAGGGTTTCCCGAGCGAACTTTAAACTTGGTTTGCATTCAGGAGGGTTTATTGAGAAtcccgccccgccccgggcccCTCCCCAGCAGTGAGCGAAATGGGCAGCACTCACCCCTTCCACGTGCCCGCCTGCCTGCCCGGTGCTCTCATCTGCTCAGGGCGGGTGACTGAGGCCTGGCTCTGCCTGGGGGAGCGGGAGGGGCTGGCTGTGGGCtgcgggcagggggcagggggcgaTGGGCGGGGACAAAGCGGGGGCCAGCCAGGGCTTTGCGGTGATTCGGTTGGGGGTCTGGGCCCTGGGTGCTGGCAGGGTGGGTGAGAAGCGGTCAGGCTGGGTGGCTGGGGAGGCATCGCCTGCAGGGTTTGGGAgctggggagaggtgggggggtGGTCCAGGCAGGGGGACGGGCTGGGACAAAGCCTTGGTGTTCCGAGGTGTGCAGGCCTGTGGCAGGCCCAGCTTCAAGTCTGCGGAAGGGAGTGGCGTGAGTTGCGGCTGAGAGCTGAGGCCGCGGGGCAGGCGGCCTCCCTGGGAGGCGCCAGATGCGGGTGTCTGTGGCGCTGTCCTGCGCTGCCAACACCCAGACGCCTGAGCTCACAGCCGGCGTTGCCCCACAGGACCCTGCTTACAGGGGCAGGTCCAGCCCTTGGCAgcacctcccagcccctggccccgGCCAGGTTTCCAAGGCCCACATCTTCGTCATGTACCTTTGAGCTGAGGCAGATCTTTTTGGTTGAAAACTGTGGAGGAAGGCCATTTGGTTTTTGCCAGTAATGGGCATGCCTCCTTTTTAGTGTGCTTcacaaattgtgtgtgtgtgtgttttggttttaCAAGTTGAAGGTCTGTGACAACCCTGTGTTAAAGTCTGCAtaggcttgtgtgtgtgctcagtcacgtctgactctgcgaccccacggactgcagcctgccaggctcctccgtccacgggattctccaggcaagaatactggagtgggctgccatgccctcctccaggggatcttccgacccagggactgaacttgcgtctcttgcatctcctacgttggcaggcggattctttaccactgagccaccagggaagcccctattgctGTTTCCCCAgcagcattatcttttaaatgTGTACTTTTTTTTAGATATCATGCTACTGCAAACTTAACAGACtatatccggtcccatcacttcatggcaaatagatgggaaaaaatggggaaacaatgtcagatttcattttcttgggctccaaaatcaatgaggatggtgattgcagccacgaaattaaaagacgcctgctccttggaagaagagcttcgaccaacctagacggcttattaaaaagcagacatcactttgccaacaaagctccatctagtcaaagctctggtttttccgttagtcatgtatggatgtgacaactggaccataaaggaggctgagcactgaagaattcatgcttctgaacggtggtgctggagaagactctggagactcccttggacagcaaggagatccaaccagtcaatccta
Protein-coding regions in this window:
- the GRK4 gene encoding G protein-coupled receptor kinase 4 isoform X10; its protein translation is MAGKVCACQVRATGKMYACKKLEKKRIKRRKGEAMALNEKRILEKVHSRFVVSLCYTYQTKKSLCLVLTIMNGGDLKFHIHNLGDPGFEEQRAIFYAAELCCGLEDLQRERIVYRDLKPENILLDDHGHIRISDLGLALEIPEGAKISGRVGTLGYMAPEVINSESYTFSPDWWGLGCLIYEMIEGHSPFKKYKEKVKREEVERRVNKETEQYSEKFSEDARSICSMLLTKDPKQRLGCRGEGAAEVKGHPVFRDINFRRLEAHMLDPPFHPDPQAVYCKDILDIEQFSTVRGIQLDSTDSCFYSEFVTGCVSIPWQNEMIESECFKDINESENEPVVVLEPNEKTDQQVPRQKRGFFYRLFSRGCLLCEGLYTACKLPMRCV